From the genome of Mesorhizobium japonicum MAFF 303099, one region includes:
- a CDS encoding DUF3008 family protein, whose translation MPATSKAQQKAAGAALSAKRGETKKSELKGASKGMYESMSEKQLEEFAETKRKGLPEKKSKD comes from the coding sequence ATGCCAGCCACCTCGAAAGCTCAGCAGAAAGCCGCCGGCGCCGCACTCTCCGCCAAGCGCGGCGAGACGAAAAAGAGCGAACTCAAAGGCGCTTCCAAAGGGATGTACGAATCCATGAGCGAGAAGCAGCTCGAGGAATTCGCCGAGACCAAGCGCAAAGGGCTGCCGGAAAAAAAGTCGAAAGACTGA
- the rpsD gene encoding 30S ribosomal protein S4, translating into MSKRESAKYKIDRRLGENIWGRPKSPVNKREYGPGQHGQRRKGKLSDFGLQLRAKQKLKGHYGDVSEKQFRKVYEEADRRKGDTSENLIGLLESRLDAVVYRAKFVPTIFAARQFVNHGHVNVNGKRVNIGSYRCKPGDVIEVREKSKQLVIVLESVGLAERDVPDYIEADHNKMVATFSRIPGLADVPFAVQMEPNLVVEFYSR; encoded by the coding sequence ATGAGCAAGCGCGAATCCGCGAAATATAAGATCGACCGCCGTCTCGGCGAAAATATCTGGGGCCGCCCGAAGTCCCCGGTCAACAAGCGTGAATACGGCCCCGGCCAGCACGGCCAGCGCCGCAAGGGCAAGCTTTCCGATTTCGGCCTGCAGCTGCGCGCCAAGCAGAAGCTGAAGGGTCACTATGGCGACGTTTCGGAAAAGCAGTTCCGCAAGGTCTATGAAGAGGCCGACCGCCGCAAGGGCGACACCTCGGAGAACCTGATCGGCCTGCTCGAATCGCGTCTCGACGCGGTCGTCTACCGCGCCAAGTTCGTCCCGACCATTTTCGCCGCCCGTCAGTTCGTCAACCACGGCCACGTCAACGTCAACGGCAAGCGCGTCAACATCGGCTCGTACCGCTGCAAGCCGGGCGACGTCATCGAAGTGCGCGAAAAGTCGAAGCAGCTGGTCATCGTTCTGGAATCGGTCGGCCTCGCCGAGCGCGACGTGCCGGACTACATCGAAGCCGATCACAACAAGATGGTCGCGACCTTCTCGCGCATCCCCGGCCTGGCGGACGTTCCGTTCGCCGTGCAGATGGAACCGAACCTGGTCGTTGAATTCTATTCGCGCTAA
- the murI gene encoding glutamate racemase, with the protein MTDQPILMFDSGVGGLTVLREARVLMPDRRFVYVADDAAFPFGAWEEPALRTHILDLFVKLLDRFAPAISVIACNTASTLVIDALRERFPGHPFVGTVPAVKPAAERTRSGLVSVLATPGTVKRQYTRDLISKWAQKCHVRLVGSDRLAGLAEVYMREGFVDEEAVRAEIAPCFMEHEGLRTDIVVLACTHYPFLVNRMRKTAPWPVDWIDPAEAIARRALSLLPPVDGALPQGEPDIAVFTSGKTDFAIGRLMQGFGLSVR; encoded by the coding sequence ATGACTGACCAGCCGATCCTGATGTTCGATTCCGGCGTCGGCGGTTTGACCGTGCTGCGCGAGGCGCGCGTGCTGATGCCGGACCGGCGCTTCGTCTATGTCGCGGACGATGCGGCCTTTCCTTTCGGCGCCTGGGAGGAACCGGCGCTACGCACCCATATACTCGATCTCTTCGTCAAATTGCTGGACCGGTTTGCGCCTGCGATTTCCGTCATTGCCTGTAACACCGCCTCGACGCTGGTGATCGATGCGCTGCGCGAGAGATTTCCGGGCCATCCCTTTGTCGGCACCGTGCCGGCGGTCAAGCCGGCGGCGGAGCGCACGCGCTCCGGCCTGGTTTCGGTGCTGGCGACGCCGGGTACGGTGAAGCGGCAATACACGCGCGACCTGATCAGCAAATGGGCGCAGAAATGCCATGTCCGCCTGGTGGGCAGCGACAGGCTGGCGGGCCTTGCCGAAGTCTATATGCGCGAGGGTTTTGTCGACGAGGAAGCCGTGCGCGCCGAGATCGCGCCCTGTTTCATGGAACATGAGGGGCTCAGGACCGACATTGTCGTGCTGGCCTGCACCCACTACCCTTTTCTGGTCAACCGCATGCGCAAGACCGCGCCCTGGCCTGTCGACTGGATCGATCCGGCCGAAGCGATCGCCCGGCGAGCCCTTTCGCTGCTGCCGCCCGTCGACGGGGCGCTGCCGCAAGGCGAGCCCGATATCGCTGTCTTCACCTCAGGCAAGACGGATTTCGCCATCGGCCGGCTGATGCAGGGCTTTGGACTGTCCGTGAGGTAA
- a CDS encoding BolA/IbaG family iron-sulfur metabolism protein produces the protein MAMDAHDIEKLIKDGIPDAKVTIRDLAGDGDHYAAEVVAESFRGKSRVQQHQMVYDALKGNMGGVLHALALQTSVPD, from the coding sequence ATGGCAATGGATGCCCACGACATCGAAAAACTGATCAAGGACGGCATTCCGGACGCCAAGGTGACGATCCGCGACCTCGCCGGCGACGGCGACCACTATGCGGCTGAAGTCGTCGCCGAGAGCTTTCGGGGAAAGAGCCGCGTCCAGCAGCACCAGATGGTTTATGACGCGCTGAAGGGCAATATGGGCGGCGTGCTGCACGCACTGGCGCTGCAGACCAGTGTCCCCGACTGA
- a CDS encoding ribonuclease R family protein, whose amino-acid sequence MKSLTDPSQALSAGLAKIRTEFHVPGGFPVDVVAAAETAARRVPNQHVDRTAMPFVTLDPAASTDLDQAFSIEASSSDLLLHYAIADVAWFVEDGDALDREAWARGETLYLPDGKAGLYPPAIAEGAASLLPDGPRPAVVFTVRVAEDGATKLDGAERAIIQSRAKLAYDSVKASDVPADFAEMARRMAANEERRGASRVDPPEQEVERLADGTFRLSFRPILQSEQDNAALSLAANMAIADAMLTHKTGLFRVMSGPDDPKEQRLRNAAQALGLSWPASTSLRDYQRTLDPADPKQAALMLEIRRAGNGASYQPYQEGVVPWHEAMAATYAHATAPLRRLADRYVVRCALAIANGQAVPQAVTDAFAGLPKVMGRADARASQINHAAIDLAEAVMLSGREGETFKAVVTDFVDHGVRVQLADMPVVATVKASGLRQGDRVMLKLASADPDQRSIVFEPV is encoded by the coding sequence ATGAAGTCTCTGACAGACCCCTCGCAAGCGCTTTCCGCCGGCCTGGCGAAAATCCGCACCGAATTCCACGTGCCGGGTGGATTTCCGGTAGACGTAGTGGCCGCGGCCGAGACGGCGGCCAGACGTGTGCCGAACCAGCATGTCGATCGAACCGCGATGCCCTTTGTCACGCTCGATCCGGCTGCCTCCACCGATCTTGACCAGGCGTTCTCGATCGAGGCGAGCAGCAGTGATCTTCTGCTGCATTATGCCATTGCCGACGTGGCCTGGTTCGTCGAGGACGGCGACGCGCTCGATCGCGAAGCCTGGGCGCGGGGCGAGACGCTGTACCTGCCGGATGGCAAGGCCGGACTCTACCCGCCGGCAATTGCGGAGGGCGCGGCGAGCCTGCTGCCGGACGGACCACGTCCAGCCGTTGTCTTCACCGTTCGGGTCGCCGAGGACGGGGCGACGAAACTGGACGGCGCGGAGCGGGCAATCATCCAAAGCCGCGCGAAGCTTGCCTATGACAGCGTAAAGGCCTCCGACGTTCCGGCCGACTTCGCCGAAATGGCGCGGCGCATGGCGGCAAACGAAGAGCGTCGCGGCGCTTCCCGCGTCGACCCGCCCGAGCAGGAGGTGGAAAGGCTCGCCGACGGCACATTCCGGCTTTCGTTCAGGCCGATATTGCAATCAGAGCAGGACAACGCCGCGCTTTCGCTGGCCGCCAACATGGCGATCGCCGACGCCATGCTGACGCACAAGACCGGGCTGTTCCGGGTAATGTCTGGGCCGGACGATCCCAAGGAGCAGAGACTGCGCAACGCGGCACAGGCGCTCGGCCTGTCCTGGCCGGCCTCGACCAGCCTGCGCGACTACCAGCGCACACTCGATCCGGCTGATCCGAAACAGGCGGCGTTGATGCTGGAAATCCGCCGCGCGGGCAATGGCGCGTCCTACCAGCCCTACCAGGAAGGCGTTGTCCCCTGGCACGAGGCGATGGCCGCGACCTATGCCCATGCAACCGCGCCACTCAGGCGGTTGGCCGATCGTTATGTCGTGCGCTGCGCGCTGGCGATCGCCAACGGCCAGGCCGTGCCGCAGGCCGTCACCGATGCGTTCGCTGGGCTGCCGAAGGTGATGGGACGTGCGGATGCCCGCGCTTCACAGATAAACCATGCGGCCATCGACCTTGCCGAGGCGGTCATGCTCAGCGGACGCGAAGGGGAAACGTTCAAAGCCGTTGTCACCGACTTCGTCGACCATGGTGTGCGCGTTCAGCTTGCCGACATGCCTGTCGTCGCCACCGTAAAGGCCTCCGGTCTCAGACAGGGCGACAGAGTGATGCTAAAGCTGGCCTCGGCCGATCCGGATCAACGCAGCATCGTCTTCGAACCTGTTTGA
- the grxD gene encoding Grx4 family monothiol glutaredoxin, protein MSGINDYIDNEVKGNDVVLFMKGTPGFPQCGFSGQVVQILDYIGADYKGVNVLDSAELRQGIKDYSNWPTIPQLYVKGEFVGGCDIVREMFQAGELQTFLVEKGVSVKGAA, encoded by the coding sequence ATGAGCGGTATCAACGACTACATCGACAATGAAGTGAAGGGCAACGACGTCGTCCTTTTCATGAAGGGCACGCCCGGTTTTCCGCAGTGCGGATTTTCCGGCCAGGTCGTCCAGATCCTCGACTATATCGGCGCCGACTATAAGGGCGTGAATGTCCTGGACTCGGCTGAACTGCGCCAGGGCATCAAGGACTATTCCAACTGGCCGACGATCCCGCAGCTTTACGTCAAGGGTGAATTCGTCGGCGGCTGCGATATTGTCCGCGAGATGTTCCAGGCCGGCGAGTTGCAGACCTTCCTGGTCGAAAAGGGCGTCAGCGTCAAAGGCGCCGCCTGA
- a CDS encoding multidrug effflux MFS transporter — translation MDQQSTAPQSASKLPIPRWEFIALCAALMALNSLAIDIMLPALQQIGASLGVENENHRQYVVTAYILGFGGGQLFFGPISDRFGRRSPLVAGLIIYVAAAAAAAIAPSFETLLICRAVQGIGAAATRVIAVSIVRDTFEGRRMAEVMSLIFMVFMAIPVIAPGIGQFIMLFATWHYIFVTMAVGALIVSAWSLLRLPETLRPEYRRQLTVSSVLGGFRIVLTNRIALCYAFASTFIFAAMFGFIASAQQIYVGIFNVGEMFPVIFAGVAGVLAFSNFLNSRLVGRIGMRRLSQSALLLFLVISLAWLVVSLEIKMPLWLFITFFASAMLPFGALGANFNALAMEPLGQLAGTASSILGFMQTFLGGILGTLIGQAFNGTVTPLAAGFCSVSVAALLMILIAERGKMFQPHNPPISGHITDLH, via the coding sequence GTGGACCAGCAATCAACAGCGCCGCAATCGGCAAGCAAACTGCCTATTCCGCGCTGGGAGTTTATTGCGCTGTGCGCGGCACTGATGGCGCTGAATTCGCTGGCCATCGACATCATGCTGCCGGCGCTGCAGCAGATCGGCGCCTCGCTCGGCGTCGAGAATGAAAACCACCGGCAATATGTGGTCACCGCCTACATTCTGGGTTTTGGTGGCGGCCAGCTGTTCTTCGGACCGATCTCCGACCGGTTCGGCCGCCGCTCGCCGCTCGTCGCCGGGCTGATCATCTATGTGGCGGCGGCCGCCGCCGCCGCCATCGCGCCAAGCTTCGAAACGCTGCTGATATGCCGTGCCGTGCAAGGCATCGGCGCTGCCGCCACGCGCGTCATCGCGGTCTCGATCGTGCGTGATACGTTCGAAGGCCGGCGCATGGCGGAGGTCATGTCGCTGATCTTCATGGTGTTCATGGCCATACCGGTCATTGCGCCGGGCATCGGCCAGTTCATCATGCTGTTTGCGACCTGGCACTACATCTTCGTCACCATGGCCGTCGGCGCGCTGATCGTGTCGGCGTGGTCGCTGCTGCGCCTGCCTGAAACGCTGCGTCCCGAATATCGCCGGCAACTGACGGTTTCCTCCGTCCTCGGCGGATTCCGCATCGTGCTCACCAACCGCATCGCGCTCTGCTACGCCTTTGCCAGCACCTTCATCTTCGCCGCCATGTTCGGCTTCATCGCCTCGGCGCAGCAGATCTATGTCGGCATCTTCAACGTCGGCGAAATGTTCCCGGTCATTTTCGCCGGGGTCGCCGGCGTGCTCGCCTTCTCCAATTTTCTGAACTCGCGCCTTGTCGGCCGCATCGGCATGCGCCGTCTGTCGCAAAGTGCGTTGCTTTTGTTTCTGGTCATCAGCCTGGCTTGGCTGGTCGTTTCGCTGGAAATCAAGATGCCGCTCTGGCTGTTCATCACCTTCTTTGCCAGCGCCATGCTTCCCTTCGGCGCGCTTGGCGCCAATTTCAACGCCTTGGCGATGGAACCGCTCGGCCAGCTGGCCGGCACGGCATCGTCCATACTGGGCTTCATGCAGACGTTTCTCGGCGGCATTCTCGGCACGCTGATCGGCCAGGCCTTCAACGGCACGGTGACGCCGCTTGCCGCCGGCTTCTGCAGCGTCTCGGTCGCCGCGCTGCTGATGATCCTCATCGCCGAGCGCGGCAAGATGTTCCAGCCGCATAACCCACCCATTTCAGGGCATATCACCGACCTGCATTAG
- the ttcA gene encoding tRNA 2-thiocytidine(32) synthetase TtcA produces the protein MNMLPDIETLETAAEGGSHPLFADVPSSVEFNKLRKRLLRLTRQAIEDFSMVEPGQRWLVALSGGKDSYGLLALLLDLKWRGLLPVELLACNLDQGQPNFPKHILPDYLNANGIAHRIEYQDTYSVVTNKLPEGSTYCSLCSRLRRGHLYRIAREEGCSALVLGHHREDILETFFMNLFHGGRLAAMPPKLLNDEGDVMVLRPLSYCAEIDLEKFAAAMRFPIIPCDLCGSQEGLQRNAMKAMLEDIEKRMPGRKDTMIRALSNTRPSHLLDRKLFDFAALNQTLITGQDASDDI, from the coding sequence ATGAACATGCTGCCAGACATCGAGACGCTTGAAACGGCCGCAGAAGGGGGCTCCCATCCGCTGTTCGCCGATGTGCCGTCCTCGGTCGAGTTCAACAAATTGCGCAAGCGGCTGCTGCGGCTGACCCGCCAGGCGATCGAGGACTTCTCGATGGTGGAGCCGGGCCAGCGCTGGCTGGTCGCGCTGTCGGGCGGCAAGGATTCCTACGGCCTGCTTGCCTTGCTGCTCGACCTCAAATGGCGCGGGCTGCTGCCGGTCGAATTGCTGGCCTGCAATCTCGACCAGGGCCAGCCGAACTTTCCCAAGCACATCCTGCCCGATTATCTCAACGCCAACGGCATCGCGCATCGCATCGAATATCAGGACACCTATTCGGTGGTCACTAACAAGCTGCCGGAAGGCAGCACCTATTGCTCGCTCTGCTCGCGGCTGCGGCGCGGCCATCTCTACCGCATTGCGCGCGAGGAGGGGTGCTCGGCGCTGGTGCTCGGCCACCACCGCGAGGACATTCTCGAGACCTTCTTCATGAACCTGTTCCATGGCGGCCGTCTCGCCGCCATGCCGCCAAAGCTGCTCAACGACGAGGGCGACGTCATGGTGCTGCGGCCACTGAGCTATTGCGCCGAGATCGACCTCGAGAAATTCGCCGCGGCGATGCGGTTCCCGATCATCCCTTGCGACCTCTGCGGCAGCCAGGAGGGTCTCCAGCGCAACGCCATGAAGGCGATGCTGGAAGACATCGAAAAGCGCATGCCCGGCCGCAAGGACACCATGATCCGCGCGCTGTCCAATACCAGGCCGTCGCATCTGCTCGACAGGAAACTGTTCGATTTCGCCGCCCTGAACCAGACCCTCATCACAGGACAAGACGCTTCAGATGACATTTGA
- a CDS encoding RNA methyltransferase codes for MTGKDFQRGPGGPAIILVEPQLGENIGMVARAMANFGLSELRLVNPRDGWPSEKARAAASRADHVIDAVKVFDDLASALADLNFVFATTARQRDGFKAVRGPVEAGRVLRARHGMGQRTGILFGRERFGLYNDEVGLADEIVTFPVDPDFSSLNIAQAALLMSYEWMKSGLEDETKTNFSGPEMKPASKEELHGLFAYLEGALEARGYFRPAPKKPKMVDNLRAVLTRAGFAEPELKVLRGIISSLDRFSPAMPRGDGSPGDDPRRLPAAARAGKADADRQVRKPAGDDEDAPPLGGKGTDND; via the coding sequence ATGACCGGAAAAGACTTTCAGCGTGGCCCCGGCGGTCCGGCGATCATCCTCGTCGAGCCGCAGCTTGGCGAGAACATCGGCATGGTCGCGCGCGCCATGGCCAATTTCGGCCTGTCGGAACTGCGTCTGGTCAATCCGCGCGACGGCTGGCCGAGCGAGAAGGCGCGCGCCGCCGCGAGCCGCGCCGACCATGTCATCGATGCCGTGAAGGTGTTCGACGATCTGGCCTCGGCGCTTGCCGACCTCAATTTCGTTTTCGCCACCACCGCCAGGCAGCGCGATGGCTTCAAGGCGGTGCGCGGCCCCGTTGAGGCGGGCAGGGTGCTGCGCGCCCGCCATGGCATGGGGCAGCGCACCGGCATCCTGTTCGGCCGCGAGCGCTTCGGCCTCTACAATGACGAGGTCGGACTTGCCGACGAGATCGTCACCTTTCCCGTCGATCCTGATTTCTCCTCGCTCAACATCGCTCAGGCCGCGCTGCTGATGTCCTATGAGTGGATGAAGTCCGGCCTCGAGGACGAGACCAAAACCAATTTTTCAGGGCCGGAGATGAAGCCGGCCAGCAAGGAAGAATTGCATGGTCTGTTCGCCTATCTCGAAGGCGCGTTGGAAGCGCGCGGCTATTTCCGGCCGGCGCCGAAGAAGCCGAAAATGGTCGACAATCTGCGCGCCGTGCTGACGCGCGCCGGCTTTGCCGAGCCGGAGCTGAAGGTGCTGCGCGGCATCATTTCCTCGCTGGACAGGTTCTCGCCGGCAATGCCGCGCGGCGATGGCTCGCCGGGCGATGATCCAAGGCGGCTTCCGGCCGCCGCGCGCGCGGGGAAGGCAGACGCCGATCGCCAGGTGCGCAAGCCTGCCGGTGATGATGAGGACGCGCCGCCGCTGGGCGGCAAGGGAACCGACAATGACTGA
- the purL gene encoding phosphoribosylformylglycinamidine synthase subunit PurL, which translates to MTISNSVPITPELIAAHGLKPDEYQRILDLVGREPSFTELGIFSAMWNEHCSYKSSKKWLRTLPTTGPQVIQGPGENAGVVDIGDGDCVVFKMESHNHPSFIEPYQGAATGVGGILRDVFTMGARPIAAMNALRFGAPDHPKTRHLVAGVVSGVGGYGNSFGVPTVGGEVNFDARYNGNILVNAFAAGLAKTNAIFLSEAKGVGLPVVYLGAKTGRDGVGGATMASAEFDDKIDEKRPTVQVGDPFTEKCLLEACLELMASGAVIAIQDMGAAGLTCSAVEMGAKGDLGIELDLDKVPVREERMSAYEMMLSESQERMLMVLRPEKEKEAEAIFHKWGLDFAIVGKTTDDLRFRVLHQGDQVADLPIKDLGDKAPEYDRPWIEPKKPAPLAANDIPQADVADALLKLLGGPDLSSRRWVWEQYDTLIQGNSLQLPGGDAGVVRVEGHATKALAFSSDVTPRYCEADPYEGGKQAVAECWRNLTATGALPLAATDNLNFGNPERPEIMGQLVGAVKGIGDACRALGFPIVSGNVSLYNETNGQGILPTPTIGGVGLIADWSKMVRTGFAAQDQMILLVGAPASWGTHLGQSVYFRDIHGRTDGPPPPVDLAHEKRVGDHVRSLIASGIVTAAHDVSDGGIAVALAEMAMASGIGATVPGLVGTDPIPVWFGEDQGRYLLTLSIDPHGDEWDAIRKQQGELGIFAPWIGSTGGDALKLGDAKAIPVGDLKAAHEGWFPRFMDQAS; encoded by the coding sequence ATGACCATTTCCAATTCCGTGCCGATCACCCCCGAGCTCATTGCCGCGCATGGGCTGAAGCCAGACGAGTATCAGCGCATCCTCGATCTCGTTGGGCGCGAACCGAGTTTTACCGAGCTCGGCATTTTCTCGGCGATGTGGAACGAGCACTGCTCCTACAAATCCTCGAAGAAGTGGCTGCGCACACTGCCCACGACGGGGCCACAAGTTATCCAGGGGCCGGGCGAGAATGCCGGCGTGGTCGACATCGGCGACGGCGATTGCGTCGTCTTCAAGATGGAAAGCCACAACCACCCCTCTTTCATCGAGCCCTACCAGGGCGCGGCGACCGGCGTCGGCGGCATTTTGCGCGACGTCTTCACCATGGGCGCACGGCCGATCGCGGCGATGAATGCGCTGCGCTTCGGCGCGCCTGACCACCCCAAGACCAGGCATCTCGTCGCCGGTGTGGTTTCAGGCGTCGGCGGTTACGGCAATTCCTTCGGCGTGCCGACGGTAGGCGGTGAGGTCAACTTCGACGCCCGCTACAACGGCAACATCCTGGTCAACGCCTTCGCCGCCGGCCTCGCCAAGACCAATGCCATCTTCCTGTCGGAAGCCAAGGGCGTCGGCCTGCCGGTCGTCTATCTCGGCGCCAAGACTGGCCGCGACGGCGTCGGCGGCGCCACCATGGCGTCGGCCGAGTTCGACGACAAGATCGACGAGAAGCGCCCGACCGTGCAGGTCGGCGACCCTTTCACCGAAAAGTGCCTGCTCGAGGCCTGCCTCGAGCTGATGGCATCGGGCGCCGTCATCGCCATCCAGGACATGGGTGCGGCCGGCCTCACCTGCTCGGCGGTCGAGATGGGCGCCAAGGGCGATCTCGGCATCGAGCTCGACCTCGACAAGGTGCCGGTGCGCGAGGAGCGCATGAGCGCCTATGAGATGATGCTGTCGGAAAGCCAGGAGCGCATGCTGATGGTGCTGCGCCCCGAGAAGGAAAAGGAAGCCGAGGCGATCTTCCACAAATGGGGCCTCGACTTCGCCATTGTCGGCAAGACCACCGACGATCTGCGTTTTCGCGTGCTGCATCAGGGCGACCAGGTCGCCGATCTGCCGATCAAGGATCTCGGCGACAAGGCGCCGGAATATGACCGCCCCTGGATCGAGCCGAAGAAGCCGGCACCGCTTGCCGCCAACGACATTCCGCAGGCCGATGTCGCGGACGCGCTGCTGAAACTACTCGGCGGACCGGACCTGTCGTCGCGCCGCTGGGTCTGGGAGCAGTATGACACGCTGATTCAGGGCAATTCGCTGCAGCTTCCCGGCGGCGATGCCGGCGTGGTGCGGGTGGAAGGCCATGCGACCAAAGCGCTCGCCTTCTCCTCGGATGTGACGCCGCGTTATTGCGAAGCCGATCCCTATGAAGGCGGCAAGCAGGCCGTGGCCGAATGCTGGCGCAATCTCACCGCCACCGGCGCGCTGCCGCTGGCCGCGACCGACAACCTCAATTTCGGCAATCCGGAACGGCCCGAGATCATGGGCCAGCTGGTCGGCGCGGTGAAAGGCATCGGCGACGCCTGCCGCGCGCTCGGCTTCCCGATCGTGTCTGGCAATGTCTCGCTCTACAACGAGACCAACGGCCAGGGCATCCTGCCGACACCGACCATCGGCGGCGTCGGGCTGATCGCCGACTGGTCGAAGATGGTGCGCACCGGTTTTGCCGCGCAAGACCAGATGATCCTGCTGGTCGGCGCGCCCGCCTCCTGGGGCACGCATCTTGGCCAGTCCGTCTATTTCAGGGACATCCATGGCCGCACCGACGGTCCGCCGCCGCCGGTCGACCTCGCGCATGAGAAGCGCGTCGGCGACCACGTGCGCTCGCTGATCGCCTCCGGCATCGTCACCGCGGCGCATGACGTTTCAGATGGCGGTATCGCCGTGGCGCTGGCCGAAATGGCGATGGCGTCGGGCATCGGCGCGACCGTTCCCGGCCTTGTCGGCACCGATCCCATCCCGGTCTGGTTCGGCGAGGATCAGGGCCGCTATCTGCTGACACTGTCGATCGACCCGCATGGCGATGAATGGGACGCCATCCGCAAGCAGCAGGGCGAACTCGGCATCTTCGCGCCGTGGATCGGCTCGACCGGAGGCGATGCGCTGAAGCTCGGCGATGCCAAGGCGATCCCGGTCGGCGATCTGAAGGCCGCCCATGAAGGCTGGTTCCCCCGCTTCATGGACCAGGCCAGTTGA
- a CDS encoding inositol monophosphatase family protein → MTFDDNAIDWLASLLAEAADTEIMPRFRRLGDGDIRQKTSAADLVTEADVNAERLITTRLRQNYPSAMVVGEEACSDDPALLDGLGDADLAFVIDPVDGTFNFASGVPLFGVMLGVVVKGETVAGIIHDPVGKDWLIGAKGGGSHIRHAHGSLEKVRVAASAPISQMTGAVSWQYMAEPDRTRLACNQTKTLSQFNYRCAAHEYRLLASGHGHFVVYNKLMPWDHLAGVLIHAEAGGHAARFDGSAYLPSHVGGGLLVAPDRESWQELRRELWAG, encoded by the coding sequence ATGACATTTGACGATAACGCGATCGACTGGCTGGCCAGCCTGCTGGCCGAGGCCGCCGACACCGAAATCATGCCCCGCTTTCGCCGGCTGGGCGACGGCGATATCAGACAGAAGACCTCCGCCGCCGATCTGGTGACGGAAGCGGACGTCAACGCCGAGCGGCTGATCACCACCAGGCTGCGCCAGAATTATCCCTCGGCCATGGTTGTCGGCGAGGAAGCCTGTTCCGACGATCCGGCGCTGCTCGACGGGCTGGGCGACGCCGATCTGGCCTTCGTCATCGACCCGGTCGACGGCACCTTCAATTTCGCCTCCGGCGTGCCGCTGTTCGGCGTCATGCTTGGCGTCGTGGTCAAGGGCGAGACGGTCGCCGGTATCATCCATGATCCGGTCGGCAAGGACTGGCTGATCGGCGCCAAGGGTGGCGGCAGTCATATCCGCCATGCGCATGGCAGCCTGGAGAAGGTGCGGGTTGCCGCAAGCGCGCCGATCTCGCAGATGACCGGCGCGGTCTCCTGGCAGTACATGGCCGAGCCCGACCGCACCCGACTGGCCTGCAACCAGACCAAGACGCTGTCGCAGTTCAACTACCGCTGCGCCGCCCACGAATACCGCTTGCTGGCGAGCGGCCATGGCCATTTCGTCGTCTACAACAAGCTGATGCCGTGGGACCATCTCGCCGGTGTGCTGATCCATGCGGAGGCCGGCGGCCATGCGGCGCGCTTTGACGGCAGCGCCTATCTGCCGTCGCATGTCGGCGGCGGTCTGCTGGTCGCCCCCGATCGAGAAAGCTGGCAGGAGTTGCGCCGCGAACTGTGGGCTGGATAG